In the genome of Triplophysa dalaica isolate WHDGS20190420 chromosome 17, ASM1584641v1, whole genome shotgun sequence, the window AAtatgatttattgaatttttCGGTTAAAGTAAAGGTTTGGATGCCACTTTTACAATTGTAAGGTTTCTGAGTGTGAAGCATGCAGGCAACGCTGTCTTCATTGgattttttactgtattacattaaaaacaacaatgttgGCTACATGCTCATTTATGTCTGGCTTTTCATATTGCAGGTGCACCTGAAAGAGCCCTTGACTCTGTTTAAGTTTCTCTCACTCCTGTGGGGTTACAACAGTAATTTAGGTGACCAGCTGGACTGTCGCGTCAGTGCCATACTGCAAACTCAGGCTCTTTATGTGGGAAAGGCCGTGCTTTGCAAGCAGCCAATGAAATCCCTCAATGTACTGGCATCAGGCGCCTCACCAGGTACATCACTCTCTTACATAAATGTGTGCTGTTTGCACATGCTGTGTTCAATATTGTTTTCAACCGAGAGGACAGATGATAACCGCAGATTGATTTCTTCCTGCAGTGGTGCCGTCTCTGCTGGTGTGTTTGCGATCAGGCGTGTGTGAGGTTCGGAAGGCTTCCATCGCTGTGCTTCACTCTTTCAGGGGGGTCGTATCTTCACCTTACCACCCATTGGTGGAACATCTCCTCAAATCATCTGAGGAGATCATCGCTGACCCCTCGTACCTCAGCCAGGTCAGTCACAGCCGCATTTTATCACCGCTTTGAGTAGAATTCATCATTTCAGTTCCATGTGCTTTTGGCAAAGAAATAACACTTCTGTCGTTCCTGCAGTCACTGTCTATGGTTTACGAGGAGGCGATATTGTTGAAAGGCAAGAGTAAGAAGCTGGCCTCTATTGATCAGCTCCTGCAGTGTGTGCAGTTACCCTGTTGCCCCTTATACACCTCCAAATCTCTGCTGAGGGCCATTCAGGACATTCACGGAGAGGTACGGTAACGACGTCACTGTTTCTCAAACCTCTTTCAGCGATGGATGTGTACGCATGCAAACCCATCTCTTCCTCTTTATCCAGCATGTTTTGGAGGCTCTTCTGCCGGCTGTGGAGTGTCTTCTCGAGCAGTGTGCTCCAGACACATGCACCTTCCTGCCAGATGAGGCTCTCGTCCTGCAGCTGCTGCTGAGCAAATTCAATGAGAAGTCTGCACCTTTACTGGTCAAAGAGCCCCGGTGCCTGGAGATCTTCCTCAGGGCTATTGGCACGTCAGCCAAGCCGTACCCCACTATGTCTAGTTTCCAGATTATTGCCCTGGAGCAGGTTGGTGCACAAATGAAGTGCTTTCATTGCAGATGTTGTTCGACAGACCCTTCTGGCATACAGAATTACCTGAAATGAACACTGAAAGTGTACTTCAGACACCTCAGTTCtgaaaatatacattaatatctAATCCAAAAGTTGCAAAGCGTAAAAGAATGTTCGAATATGATTGCGTCGTAGGAATAATGTAATGCGATGTTTTCATAGATAACCAAGCCATTCTTCGCCGCACTTGGAGATGAAAAGATTCAGCAGAGAATTCTCGCCATTCTTTTTGACTTGCTGGTTGGGAACAAAAACTCTGCCTGTACACAAGTTATCAACAGCGTCTTTAAAGCGGTATGAACATTATTAATGTTGTTGAGGGTTCGTAATGCACCATAAATCACtgaatgcatttacatttatcccTTTAATTCTTTGGCAGACATATCTTCTGTATTACTATCTTTAATGAACGTTTTAACGCCTCTGTGGTTGTAGATCGCAGTGGATGCAGAGTTAGTGGCCAATGAGCTGATGCCTGCAGATAAACACCGAGTCGCAGTGACCGTTCAACAAGCACGGCGGAGTAAACTGCAGAGGTGAGGGGTTGGGCTTTTTGTGCAAGGCTTCAATACAGGAATATTTGGTGGTTTGAACTGCATCTGCTTTCctgcagaaaaacacaagacaCGTCTACGGCAGGACCTGAGGAGCCCGTCGTCTCGTGGCCGAGAATCACCCTGATTTTAGAGCTGCTGCAACACAAAAAGAAGCTGAAGAGAGCTCAGTGTCTAGTGCCTGCTCTCTTTCACCTGCTCTCCAGGTGCGTAACAAACATCTGTTCACAATCTTGACACCTGCGCACACTTTCATTACAAGCATGTTGGAGTGAACTCCTGCTTTGATATGTCTGACACATGACGGAATAATGTAAGTTTTGGTGGGTTTTGAAAGTTTGTGTTCAGGATCAGGTTTTACAAACTTCATACAAAAGCTTTGATTTTTCATGTCTGAATGTAGATCATGCAGACATGTTCGGCAGAGAAAGAACACATTGATTTGTACCATAACTGCACTTTAAGTTGCATAGAGTGAaggcatctgtcaaatgcatgaatgagtacgttttgtgaaatgtgttttgtagatgTCTGGAGCGTGCCGCAGCTGAGCAGGAGAATATCGAGTACACCAAACAGCTCATCCTCATCTGCCTGCTCAACATCTGTCAGAAACTCTCTTCAGATGGAGGAGCTGTTAGCAAAGGTACAAGAAACTACCTCAGCATGCTTCAAAGACCTCTAAACGCTTACATTTTTGCACAGTaatatgaatgtgtgttttaaccATGTTGTATGATGCAGGAGCCTTGCAGTAGAAGTTCTTTTAAAGACCCTCAGAAGCAATGACCTCTTGAGCTTATTTTTAATAGATAGATTTTCTCTCAGGTTTTTATTAgatggtttgtttttatgttctgtGATTAGATGTGCTGGAGGAGGACAAATTTAACGTGGAGCTGGTGGTGCAGTGCGTCAGAATGTCAGATGTTCCCCAAACTCACCATCACTCGCTGCTGCTGCTCGGGGCTTTAGCGGGAATCTTTCCTGTAAGTACATTCACAGAGACATTCTCAGCAGGGCTCGACATTAACGCTTGTCTGGGACAAGAGAATGTTTTGTATGGgcaagtgagagagaattttacttgTCCGAGgcaacaagtaactttaaaaaaaaaaaacaccaccaGTGCAACATATATGTAGATTAATAACAATatgtgcattagacagagctgcgtgtttgtgtgaagtgcgtttgtcgTGGTTGTACTTGGTTGCGTTTGACAATAATCAATGACTAAAATCAGGCGGCCAAAGCGGACACTAGTTAATATGCTTTGATGCAAACTTGACCAATTTAAATCCGAAACAATTTAGttgattatattatattaatattcaaatgaaatatatatattttttatctttggaCAAGTAATTTTTGTACTCGGACAAGTGAATGACAAATATACTTGTCTGAAGGACAACCTCATGACAAGCCCTGCACAGACACAGTTTTAAAAACCATGTTAACCATCTCGTTCACTCATTTCAGGAGAAAGTTCTTCACAACATCATGCCCATCTTCACTTTCATGGGCGCCAACATCATGCGACTGGACGATGCTTACAGTTTCCAGGTCATCAATAAGACTGTACAGGCTGTCATTCCTGCTCTTATAAAGGTCTGTGACAAAGTCATCTGAAACCCTTAACCCAGACTAGAGTGATAAACTGAACTTGCCCTGTATTGCTTGTGCCATGTATGATATGTCAAACCAGGCCGCATGCGTTTACATAACAACCTACATTACACTTGATTCTCTCACAGGCCCATAAGGATGGCAGTGTCCAGTCTGACGCCAACATGGAGGTCGTGGTGACGCGTATTATGCACGTGTTCGTTGATGCTCTCCCGCATGTGCCCGAGCACAGGCGCTTACCCATCCTCAGTCAGCTGCTGGGCACGTTGGGCCCGTCTCACTTCCTCTGGGTCCTGATGCTGCTCATGTTCAAGCAACACGTCACGCAGACTTCCGTCAATGCCGCCGGGCCTGAAAAGGTGCGGAAAGTTTTCAATTGTTGTTTCATGGATGTATCCTGTGTGTTTAGTTATTAGATGCATTGACGTGGTGTTCTGTGTTCAGGAGTCTGTTGTGGAGAGAGATCAGGACTTCTGGATCTCTGTGTGCTGCGAGTTTGAAGTGAAGGAGCAGCTCGCCTCCCTCATCAGGGTCCTGCAGTACCTCATGACTCTACCACAGGACAGCGAGGAAGGTGAGAGAGAAAGTGCAGAGGTCCAGCATAGCAGTATCCTCAACCACCGTTAGTTTAACATCTGCGGCAAATATACAGATTTTCAATATATTAATGATAATCAGTAtggttttaaatctttttttttttaactgcatgGTGCAAACAGTTGAACGCAGCTTAAAGgtggggtgtccgatttctcttagccgttgttgatgttcaaatcaccaaaacagacacacccctacccccatctttcgctttcttCAACactcggctcgactaatgtccgtcctgtttactgcaccttactgctgattggctgcTGCCCGACTTGTCTaattcaattttcattttttcatttctcttcaCAGATTCTGAGAAAAAGCGTACTCGAGGAAGAAGTGCAGTGAAGAAGGAAGACACCGTCTCCGAACTGATTTTCAACCTTCAAGCTCATAGTGGCAAAGAACTCCGTCATTTTAAAttcctctccatctctttcATGGCTCATCTCCTGGCCTCTGACAAATTTGTTGGAAAGGTACCCTCATTTATACTGGACCcacttcatttaaagggatatttcagccaAAACGCTCAATTTcccaatgttttactcaccctcaagtcatcCTATTTGTATATGACTTTCGTATCCTAGCTCGTCCAAGCCTTGCAATGGGAGTGAATTAGTGTATGAGATTTCGAAGGTCCAAAAAGTGCGTCCATTGATCATAAACTTCTCCACGCGGCTCCATGGGCTTAATAAAGGCCTTCGGTTGTGAATCGATCGATTCACtcactttttggagctttgaAATCTCATCCACAATTCACTCCCATTTTAAAGCTTGGACGACCCAGGATACACGGTATTGAAACTCCGACTGGATTATTctgaaagaagaaagtcatatacagataGGATGCAATGGGGGCGAGTTAAACATGGGGACTTTTTTTTGGCTCAAATACccctttaatgttttcttgatGTCTTCAGAATTTTCTTTCAAACTTTGGATAAAGAAATGTAATCGTTTGACAGGTTGCGGACAGTGAGGACATTAAAGACGTCGCCTTACAGAATCTTCAGCAGCGGTGAGGATAAGCGTGACCATGTTTAACTTGTTTGTGGTGAATTGATTTGTTGAttgttatatttgtgtgttttttgatcAGTATGCTGGAGGAGGTTCTGCGCTATATCCATACAGTTGCACGATGTGTGGAGGATAACTCGGACAAACCCACAGCGAAGTTCTGGAGAGCTCTGCTCAGCAAGTCCTATGACACCCTGGACAAGGTACTGTAGAACATCTACATTGATCCCATACGTTGAACAACACCATTATTGTCACAGTATCATGTCTAAGCAAGTGACATTTCTTGTTTTCACATGATTTTTGCTGAAATAGATTTTAACAGATTAattatcgcttattgctccctgaactctgtgtaaattgctttggaataAAGCGTCTGTTaaaaacttaatgtaaatagaaaacattttcaGGCTCTGTTTGTGCTTCTGTTTTAAGGTGGTGCTTACATGACAGCATATTtttatgtctgtctgttttgctgtggatattaaaatgattaatcaTTAATTAAGAATTAACTGAAGAATTATCTTTATCAACAAGACAATATTAATTAACTTAAGAATAAGGGTTCTCAAACAATTAATCCAGAAtagaagtttgtgtttacatagtaTATGTGTACTctgaatattaattttgtttttacaaccACAAACACTTACCTGCCtatgtttaagaaaaatatcaattaaaatattaattaataaacatatatattatttaaattattggaacatacatgtaaatatttcttaaatatgtatacatgtgtgtttatgtctttgTAAATACAAAACGAATAtccacaaacttttattctggatctCTCTCAGCCATTGGTTTGCATGATGACTGAAAgcataatttaatttgattaatcattcattttaatctgTTAAATTATAACGATCGATTAATCAATCGTCAATTATTTATCTGCTCAAATAAGAATGCATGTATTCTTGTTTTTATGTAgtcttaattaaaatatttgataactTTAAGGTGAATGCCCTTCTGCCCATGGACACATTCATCACAGTCATGAGAGGGCTGATGGGTAATCAGTTGGCTTCGGTGAGGAGGAAGGCCATGGAGTTACTCAATAACAAACTACAGCAGAGGACTCAGTGGCAGGAGGAACAGGTAGAAAACCTCACACATACAtcatcattttatatttctgtcattttgtcTTATTCAAATGATTTATATGCATTGATGACCAACTGCACATAAGTGTCATTAAACATTCCcagttattatttgtttaaatgtatttgtttccGTGACAGATTACTGTGCTTCTTGAACTGATCGGTGATCTCCTGCATATTGTGGGTCGGGGTCACGGTCAAGTCATGCCACAGGAAGAAGAAGAGCAGGCCATCAATCGACAGACGGCCCTTTACAGTCTCAAGCTTCTGTGCCGCAGTTTTGGCTCGAACCACCAGGAGCTGTTTGTCCCCGTGCTGAACAAAGCGGTAGAGCTGGTGGCTAATAAAGACGAGGAGAAGAACGTCATGGGAAGTGCTCTGCTGTGTGTGGCGGAGGTGATCGGCACGCTGAAGGCTCACGCCATACCACAGTTACACAGGTACTGGTTGATGAtcaattgtgttttattatggaTGTGGTTTTGGTTTGGAAGTTTTTGTACTGATATGGTATGTTCATTACGTGTCAGGTTAATGCCTGCTGTGCTGAACACTCTGAAGGAGAGGAAGGATCTGTTGACCAATGAAATCTATCTGCTGAGTGCCGTCACGGCCCTACAGCGCGTGTCGGAGACCCTGCCGCACTTCATTAGCCCATACCTGCAGGACACCATCTCACAGGTCAGCAGCAGCACACGGCTTGGCATATGATTTCAAACTCTTTATATTTTGCCATTGAATAACATCATCTCATTTATTTGTGATGCTGTAGACCACACGCTTAACTCTGTTAGCGATGCGACTGACGTCCTGCCCTCAGCTCACCGAGCGTCTCACGTCTCTCAGCAACACTCTTGCCACAAAAGTGCCTTCCAGGGTCCTCATCCCCACCATCACCAAATGCTACTGTGGCATGGTGGATAAGCATCAGGTAAGATTGTGATGTCACATAGAGTAGTGCCCAAAATTAAGGGGTAAGCTCTATAAGTTGCTTAGTTCTgctaaaaacaaagaaagttatttggaagaatgtcattaaccaaacagagctgggtcaccattgactaccgtagtaggaaaaattacaatggtagtcaaaggtgctgAAAACTCTTTGCttacttaaatttttttaaataaaaaaaaaaaatgcacacagtagtttctcctactatggtagtcagtggtgacCCAGAACTCATATTCTCATATTCATTCTTttgaatatctttctttgtgttcagcagaacaaagacatttacacaggtttggaccAACTTatgggtgtgtaaatgatgacaaatttttttattctatgcATTTTACTATATTACCAAAACCTGTATTTCCTGTAGTTTGCCCCTTTTTGTAGTTTGTCTAATAAATGCcttaaaattcaattttactgcattttgacattaaagaatcagaatcagaagtaGCTTTCgagtatgtttacacacacaaggaatttgacttggcgACAGGAGCTActagtgcagaagaaagtaaacACATAGTGCAAACATAGTTGATAGAGATGAAATTTAactatgacaaaaaaatgaaataataataataatgcctTAAAAAAGATGTTTTCTATATGATACAGAACTGTCTTAGTCCGCTGATGAACATCTTGAAGGAACATATCGCTCAAATGGAGAAGGACCAACTCAACAACCACCAATCAGAGCTCACTTCGTTCTTCCTGTCCGCTCTCGACTTCCGCGGCCAGCATTGCCAGGTACTTAAACAGCCTCGCTTCTATTCTTTATAATGCCTTTATCTTCAAATGCAATGGTTGACAGGATTATCAGtatttatgctattttatagGGAGATCTGAAGAAGGCCGGTGAGATCGAGGGCAGTGTGATCGACTGTCTGCTGGGAATGGTTATGAAACTTTCAGAAGTCACGTTTAGACCTCTCTTCTTCAAGGTAAACATCAGTAAGAGGGGCTTGAACAACATtccacattcatttatttattaaaaatatatgttaattGCATGTTTTCTAATTGCTAAATATAAGCAGATGAATCAACTTAACCAAAATAGCTGTCGGATTCAGAATTCACTTAACAATTCACAATTTTCTCTTGAGTGGTGTGTTGATTTccaatgtaaatgttttatgattGGCTCTCTTCTCTTTCGCAGTTGTTTGATTGGTCAAAGATAGATGGTGCTTCTAAAGACCGTCTGCTGACCTTCTATAGACTGGCAGACCGGATCGCAGACAAACTCAAAGGACTGTTTGTGCTGTTTGCCGGGCAGCTGGTCAAACCTTTTTCTGACCTACTCCGTCAGCTCAACACTGCCCACAAAGGTACGATATTATAAGTGTCTT includes:
- the heatr1 gene encoding HEAT repeat-containing protein 1, producing the protein MTSLAHQLKRLALPQNDPNLLSRREIASVLFEPKDAASMDRSTFHALGCTGLEEMTGIDPAFSEFHETLFSQASLTLERSVQSKEVNKKLDKTISLFLTRLSPYFLLKPALKCIEWLVHRFHIHLYNQDSLIACVLPYHETKVFVRVIQLLKIDEPTHKWYWLHGIQKPGVPLARGTLLTHCYKDLGFMDFICSMVTRSVKAYSEFFHDGNCPQLRVIFSFYASTIVLGLDAVEKITDPIMAKLLPHIQLGLKSELLDYRAATYMIVSQLAVKVVMEAQLVDSLTVQLSRSLGQTPQLVKEGLSCIIILLQNQKEGVVGSKPFGYLCAVPTLVSNLQSISAVHDVSPILRYLLPHLIPTVMTQDGEQQNEDSSYIVDHHGLLESVLQNLQLNSHLESTVAKLLLEEYVSRGGDMPSDKISALNQRMQSAVRLFESRYPCAMDVVLENQVKSVSCDNEKHLLHQFISLTVSCGKYQILEESDTSLMLSLNHPLPSVRNMAVMYLKEIFTSQHNCFDEVFLKDSLLERIKDDEPEVVMSAITALELHLGFMDSEETVSALIALLHRTKPSADWCVVLKEAVRVLDDPRVVEGRPDLKAQVTWDLLPFLAVTGPEPECLELQMASCVAGTALISQHPLTKGWAKVLKEVQAKTPPSDMMEMANQMLTTTLIKNLANMDHTTRRNTLENICKVVGRQGSSVRERTAFVVLCFTLLQSLESMTESQHLHTAQSVYKLLEPSLLHISTIQPEKVSVVGLDVCVPVCVGLGKFLQKMNSGLCAEKEHSLLLLSLLRLFITALKCPKSTFKGESWWNPEKMDTNTCCYLRLLCRLFDVVISGASEGPLAPCFRSLMQPILQVHLKEPLTLFKFLSLLWGYNSNLGDQLDCRVSAILQTQALYVGKAVLCKQPMKSLNVLASGASPVVPSLLVCLRSGVCEVRKASIAVLHSFRGVVSSPYHPLVEHLLKSSEEIIADPSYLSQSLSMVYEEAILLKGKSKKLASIDQLLQCVQLPCCPLYTSKSLLRAIQDIHGEHVLEALLPAVECLLEQCAPDTCTFLPDEALVLQLLLSKFNEKSAPLLVKEPRCLEIFLRAIGTSAKPYPTMSSFQIIALEQITKPFFAALGDEKIQQRILAILFDLLVGNKNSACTQVINSVFKAIAVDAELVANELMPADKHRVAVTVQQARRSKLQRKTQDTSTAGPEEPVVSWPRITLILELLQHKKKLKRAQCLVPALFHLLSRCLERAAAEQENIEYTKQLILICLLNICQKLSSDGGAVSKDVLEEDKFNVELVVQCVRMSDVPQTHHHSLLLLGALAGIFPEKVLHNIMPIFTFMGANIMRLDDAYSFQVINKTVQAVIPALIKAHKDGSVQSDANMEVVVTRIMHVFVDALPHVPEHRRLPILSQLLGTLGPSHFLWVLMLLMFKQHVTQTSVNAAGPEKESVVERDQDFWISVCCEFEVKEQLASLIRVLQYLMTLPQDSEEDSEKKRTRGRSAVKKEDTVSELIFNLQAHSGKELRHFKFLSISFMAHLLASDKFVGKVADSEDIKDVALQNLQQRMLEEVLRYIHTVARCVEDNSDKPTAKFWRALLSKSYDTLDKVNALLPMDTFITVMRGLMGNQLASVRRKAMELLNNKLQQRTQWQEEQITVLLELIGDLLHIVGRGHGQVMPQEEEEQAINRQTALYSLKLLCRSFGSNHQELFVPVLNKAVELVANKDEEKNVMGSALLCVAEVIGTLKAHAIPQLHRLMPAVLNTLKERKDLLTNEIYLLSAVTALQRVSETLPHFISPYLQDTISQTTRLTLLAMRLTSCPQLTERLTSLSNTLATKVPSRVLIPTITKCYCGMVDKHQNCLSPLMNILKEHIAQMEKDQLNNHQSELTSFFLSALDFRGQHCQGDLKKAGEIEGSVIDCLLGMVMKLSEVTFRPLFFKLFDWSKIDGASKDRLLTFYRLADRIADKLKGLFVLFAGQLVKPFSDLLRQLNTAHKDEAFFESDDKEEDNVTKSSLLLQYMLDCLHKIFVYDTQRFLSKERADALLSPLVDQLENMLGGEEVYKIHITEHLVPCIGQFAVTMGDDSQWKVLNYQILLKTRHGSPKVRFSALVMLLELAGKLKENYMVLLPETIPFLAELMEDECEEVEHQVQNVIQEMETVLGEPLQSYF